CGCGGCCTGCAACATCTCCAGGTCCGAGTGCAACGAGTCGCCCACCGCCAGGGTGGCCTCCAGGTCGAAACCCAGGGCGCGGGCCAAATGGCTCAGGGCGTTGGCCTTGCCGATGTTGGGGAAGATGTCCACCGCGCCCGAGGAGGGGGAGATGGTCACGTGCCCCCGGGCGATGGCTTGTTTGAGCTCCTCGGGGAAGAAGAACTCCTCCAGCCAGGCCACCAGGCCCGGCCCCACGTTCTTCTTGAACTCGAAGGTGACCATGGCCATGCGGTCCTTGAGCATCTTGATGCCGGTGTGCGGGAAGCGCTCGCGGGCCAGGGTGTCCAGGTCCAGCTTGGCCCGCCAATCCAGGAACATCTTGATGCTGGCCCGCTGGGCCGCGTCCAGGTCCATGTCCTCGAAGAGCAGGTGGCCGCCCTCGCCGGGGAAGTAGACGATGTTGCCGCATTCGCAGATGGAGGGACCTTGGAAGTCCAGGGCGTGGATGATGTTGTCGCACTCATGCACCGAGCGGGCGGTGGCCACCCCGAAGCTGGTGTCCGGCAGGCGCTTGGTTATGGTGCGCAAACGGACCAGGCCCTCGGAATAGGGCGATAGGTCCTGCTTGTCCGGGTAGCCCGGCTTGACGAAGTCGTCGATGCAGCCGTCAATGTCGTTGAAAACGTAGCTAATGCTCATGCCATCGCGCCCAGGCGGACGGTTTGTATCCCTTGG
This portion of the Desulfarculaceae bacterium genome encodes:
- a CDS encoding Cof-type HAD-IIB family hydrolase; the protein is MSISYVFNDIDGCIDDFVKPGYPDKQDLSPYSEGLVRLRTITKRLPDTSFGVATARSVHECDNIIHALDFQGPSICECGNIVYFPGEGGHLLFEDMDLDAAQRASIKMFLDWRAKLDLDTLARERFPHTGIKMLKDRMAMVTFEFKKNVGPGLVAWLEEFFFPEELKQAIARGHVTISPSSGAVDIFPNIGKANALSHLARALGFDLEATLAVGDSLHSDLEMLQAAGYAACPNNSDPGLKEAVRAKGERGYVSDKSYSEGNVDIMSHALANWC